From a region of the Rhodococcus sp. 4CII genome:
- the cydB gene encoding cytochrome d ubiquinol oxidase subunit II, whose protein sequence is MGLQEVWFILIAVLFIGYFVLEGFDFGVGMLMPVLGRRKDPEGDTRRRVVLNTIGPVWDGNEVWLITGGGALFAAFPEWYATLFSGFYLPLLIILVALIVRICAIEYRGKIDDDTWRRRCDWGIVFGSWVPAVLWGVAFANIVRGVDIDADKQVTSNLLDLLNPYALLGGLTTALVFALHGAVFLALKTADEVRTDAVELASRLALPAVPVAGAFVLWTQLAHGTGWTWILVAIAAGALLGVVAFTRAEREGWAFLLTSIAVIATVALLFGSLFPDVMPSTLDAAYSLTIENASSSPYTLKVMTWAAAFLTPVVLIYQGWTYWVFRQRISTKHIPPSIGLPLERR, encoded by the coding sequence ATGGGACTTCAAGAGGTGTGGTTCATCCTGATCGCGGTGCTCTTCATCGGGTACTTCGTCCTCGAGGGATTCGATTTCGGCGTCGGCATGCTGATGCCGGTGCTCGGCAGGCGCAAGGACCCCGAAGGCGACACCCGACGACGGGTGGTGCTCAACACGATCGGTCCCGTGTGGGACGGCAACGAAGTGTGGCTCATCACCGGTGGCGGCGCGTTGTTCGCGGCCTTCCCGGAGTGGTACGCCACCCTGTTCTCCGGCTTCTATCTGCCGCTGCTGATCATCCTCGTCGCGCTCATCGTCCGGATCTGCGCGATCGAGTACCGCGGCAAGATCGACGACGACACCTGGCGCCGGCGGTGTGACTGGGGCATCGTCTTCGGGTCGTGGGTGCCCGCCGTGCTGTGGGGCGTCGCGTTCGCGAACATCGTGCGGGGCGTCGACATCGACGCCGACAAGCAGGTCACGTCGAACCTGCTCGATCTGCTCAATCCCTACGCCCTGCTGGGTGGTCTGACGACCGCGCTCGTGTTCGCCCTGCACGGTGCGGTGTTCCTCGCGCTGAAGACGGCCGACGAAGTACGCACGGACGCCGTCGAACTCGCGTCCCGGCTGGCCCTCCCGGCCGTTCCGGTGGCGGGCGCGTTCGTGCTGTGGACGCAGTTGGCGCACGGCACGGGCTGGACGTGGATTCTCGTCGCGATCGCCGCAGGTGCACTCCTCGGGGTGGTCGCGTTCACCCGCGCCGAGCGGGAAGGCTGGGCGTTCCTGCTCACGTCGATCGCCGTCATCGCCACGGTGGCACTGCTGTTCGGTTCGCTGTTCCCCGACGTCATGCCGTCCACCCTGGACGCCGCCTACAGCCTGACCATCGAGAACGCGTCGTCGAGTCCGTACACCCTGAAGGTGATGACGTGGGCCGCGGCCTTCCTCACCCCGGTGGTGCTGATCTACCAGGGCTGGACGTACTGGGTGTTCCGGCAACGGATCTCGACCAAGCACATCCCGCCGTCGATCGGTCTCCCACTCGAGCGCAGATGA
- a CDS encoding DUF3073 domain-containing protein has protein sequence MGRGRAKAKQTKVARELKYSVPTTDFDSLQRELSGGSSTSHRDEVFADQRADREGHSREDDDDWRR, from the coding sequence ATGGGCCGCGGCCGGGCTAAGGCAAAGCAGACCAAGGTTGCACGCGAGCTGAAGTACAGCGTACCGACCACGGATTTTGACAGCCTGCAAAGAGAGCTCTCAGGTGGGTCGTCCACCTCGCATCGGGACGAGGTCTTCGCAGACCAGCGTGCCGACAGGGAGGGTCACTCTCGGGAGGACGACGACGACTGGCGGCGCTGA
- a CDS encoding MOSC domain-containing protein, which produces MSDATAAAGEVLAVCVLHTERDSGTRRVTRTAIDKRPVDGPVRVTTAGLAGDYVCDTEFHGGTFKAVYAYQEDEAARWAAELGRELPPGWFGENLRLDGIAASDAVIGERWRIGGTELEVTSPRTPCGTFGVWASEPGWVKRFSERADTGAYLRVVTEGSITAGDAVHRVHVPGHGVTVRDLFTGRDPERFVALLEQQENLSPTVAEKARRRIAGLEVQVAY; this is translated from the coding sequence GTGAGCGACGCGACCGCGGCGGCCGGCGAGGTGCTGGCTGTCTGCGTGCTGCACACCGAACGGGACAGCGGTACCCGGCGGGTGACCCGGACGGCCATCGACAAGCGCCCCGTCGACGGCCCCGTGCGGGTCACGACCGCCGGTCTGGCCGGCGACTACGTCTGCGACACCGAATTCCACGGCGGCACGTTCAAGGCGGTCTACGCCTACCAGGAGGACGAGGCGGCACGCTGGGCGGCGGAACTCGGCCGCGAACTGCCGCCGGGATGGTTCGGCGAGAACCTGCGCCTCGACGGCATCGCCGCGAGCGACGCCGTCATCGGTGAACGCTGGCGGATCGGCGGCACCGAATTGGAGGTGACGAGTCCGCGGACGCCGTGCGGCACGTTCGGGGTCTGGGCGAGCGAGCCGGGCTGGGTGAAGCGATTCTCCGAACGCGCCGACACGGGCGCGTACCTGCGGGTGGTCACCGAGGGGTCGATCACCGCCGGCGACGCCGTTCACCGCGTCCACGTGCCCGGCCACGGCGTCACCGTGCGCGACCTGTTCACCGGCCGCGACCCGGAACGGTTCGTGGCCCTGCTCGAACAGCAGGAGAACCTCTCTCCGACCGTCGCCGAGAAGGCGCGCCGACGGATCGCCGGACTGGAAGTGCAGGTCGCGTATTGA
- a CDS encoding asparaginase, whose translation MSIELVEVVRSGFRECVHRGSAVILRADGEIALTLGEVHTPIYPRSSNKPWQAVTMLRNGFEPSSSEELAIATASHEGESDHIELVEQLLARYGLDEDLLRCPADLPSNELARAELLAAGELPRPVYMNCSGKHAAMLATCLANDWPLDSYLEPTHPLQLAVVETLGSISGDLDAELGIDGCGLPIVPLSLTHLARAFARLVTAEPDSPELAVADAVREHPYLVSGTGKDDARLMPVVPGLMTKAGADGVYAGALPDGSAFALKIDDGHERARLPLAAALLHRMGADWTEDLAALASQPVLGGGVRVGTVRAIPGVF comes from the coding sequence TTGAGCATCGAACTGGTCGAGGTCGTCCGTTCCGGATTCCGCGAGTGCGTCCACCGCGGTTCCGCGGTGATCCTCCGCGCGGACGGCGAGATCGCCCTCACCCTCGGTGAGGTGCACACGCCGATCTACCCGCGGTCGTCGAACAAGCCGTGGCAGGCCGTGACCATGCTGCGGAACGGCTTCGAGCCCTCCAGTTCCGAGGAGCTCGCGATCGCGACGGCGTCCCACGAGGGCGAGTCGGACCACATCGAACTGGTCGAGCAGCTGCTGGCCCGGTACGGCCTCGACGAGGACCTGCTCCGCTGTCCCGCCGATCTGCCCTCCAACGAACTCGCCCGGGCCGAGCTGCTCGCCGCCGGTGAGCTCCCCCGCCCGGTGTACATGAACTGTTCGGGCAAGCACGCGGCGATGCTCGCCACGTGCCTGGCCAACGACTGGCCGCTGGACAGCTACCTCGAGCCGACGCATCCGCTGCAACTCGCGGTGGTCGAGACGCTCGGGTCGATCAGCGGCGACCTCGACGCCGAACTCGGCATCGACGGATGCGGGCTGCCGATCGTCCCTCTGTCGCTGACGCACCTGGCGCGGGCGTTCGCCCGGCTCGTCACCGCCGAGCCCGACTCCCCCGAACTCGCCGTCGCCGACGCCGTCCGCGAGCACCCCTACCTCGTCTCCGGCACCGGCAAGGACGACGCGCGGCTGATGCCGGTCGTGCCCGGACTGATGACGAAGGCCGGCGCCGATGGCGTCTACGCCGGCGCCCTCCCGGACGGCTCGGCGTTCGCGCTGAAGATCGACGACGGCCACGAACGGGCCCGGTTGCCCCTCGCCGCAGCGCTTCTGCACCGGATGGGCGCCGACTGGACCGAGGATCTCGCGGCCCTCGCCTCGCAGCCCGTGCTCGGCGGCGGGGTCCGGGTGGGAACGGTCCGGGCAATTCCGGGAGTCTTCTGA
- a CDS encoding folate-binding protein YgfZ: MVDNLPVSPSPLVTASGAVPAPEGSPDAGVAWHHGDPLGEQRSAERSAVVVDRSHRFVIAIGGPERLTWLHTISSQHVAALPDGTSAENLSLDVNGRVEHHFVQTDLDGVTWIDTEADRGPDLLSFLTKMVFWSKAEPRDGNELAVLSVIGPAAAAVLDAAGVAAPAEPYAAVAVPGGGFARRMPWPTADSFDLLIPREGLATWWGRLTAAGAAPAGTWAFEALRVAAVRPRIGLDTDDRTIPHEVRWIGGPAEHGAVHLEKGCYRGQETVARVHNLGKPPRHLVLLHLDGSAEGRPEPGDPVTAGGRAVGRVGTVIDHHELGPIALALVKRSIPTDTELVTGPCAASIDPDSVPVDDAVQAGRAAVDRLRGR; this comes from the coding sequence GTGGTCGACAACCTGCCCGTCTCACCCAGTCCACTCGTCACGGCTTCGGGCGCGGTCCCTGCGCCCGAAGGTTCGCCCGACGCCGGCGTCGCCTGGCATCACGGCGATCCACTCGGCGAACAACGCAGCGCCGAGCGATCCGCGGTGGTCGTCGACCGTTCCCACCGGTTCGTCATCGCGATCGGCGGACCCGAACGACTCACCTGGCTGCACACCATCTCCAGTCAGCACGTCGCCGCGCTCCCCGACGGCACGAGCGCCGAGAACCTCAGCCTCGACGTCAACGGCCGCGTCGAACATCACTTCGTTCAGACCGACCTGGACGGTGTCACCTGGATCGACACCGAGGCCGACCGCGGTCCCGACCTTCTGTCGTTCCTCACCAAGATGGTGTTCTGGTCCAAGGCCGAGCCCCGCGACGGCAACGAGCTCGCAGTCCTCAGCGTGATCGGCCCCGCCGCCGCGGCTGTCCTCGACGCCGCCGGGGTCGCCGCACCCGCCGAGCCGTACGCGGCCGTCGCGGTGCCCGGGGGTGGCTTCGCGCGCCGCATGCCGTGGCCGACCGCCGACTCCTTCGATCTGCTGATCCCCCGGGAAGGACTCGCGACGTGGTGGGGCCGGCTCACCGCCGCCGGTGCGGCGCCCGCGGGAACGTGGGCGTTCGAGGCACTCCGGGTGGCCGCCGTGCGTCCCCGGATCGGACTCGACACCGACGACCGCACCATCCCGCACGAAGTCCGCTGGATCGGCGGACCCGCCGAGCACGGCGCCGTCCACCTCGAGAAGGGTTGCTACCGCGGCCAGGAGACGGTGGCCCGCGTCCACAACCTCGGCAAGCCGCCCCGCCACCTGGTCCTGCTGCATCTCGACGGCAGCGCCGAGGGCCGGCCGGAGCCGGGTGACCCGGTGACGGCGGGAGGGCGTGCGGTGGGCCGTGTCGGCACGGTCATCGACCATCACGAGCTCGGACCCATCGCGCTCGCCCTCGTGAAGCGCTCCATCCCCACCGACACCGAACTGGTGACCGGTCCCTGCGCCGCATCCATCGACCCCGACTCCGTCCCCGTGGACGACGCCGTCCAGGCGGGCCGCGCCGCCGTCGACCGGCTCCGGGGCCGGTGA
- the purM gene encoding phosphoribosylformylglycinamidine cyclo-ligase yields the protein MTEDPTSRPGASYAAAGVDIAAGDRAVELFAPLAKRASRPEVLGGLGGFAGLFSLKGDYKEPLLAASTDGVGTKLAVAQALDKHDTVGLDLVAMVVDDLVVCGAEPLFLQDYIAVGRVVPERVAELVSGIAEGCIQAGCALLGGETAEHPGVMADGDYDLSATGVGVVEADQVLGPDRVRPGDVVIAMGSSGLHSNGYSLARKVLLEIDHMSLTAHVDEFGRTLGEEMLEPTKIYAKDCLALAAETDVRTFCHVTGGGLANNLARVMPKGLVAELDRGTWSPAPIFAMIAQRGRVERAEMEQTFNMGVGMVAIVAPEDVDRALAVLTARHIDCWTLGSIKKSHDVSADRAVLAGDHPRF from the coding sequence ATGACCGAGGATCCGACAAGTCGCCCTGGCGCGTCGTACGCCGCCGCAGGAGTGGACATCGCCGCAGGCGATCGGGCGGTGGAACTCTTCGCTCCCTTGGCCAAGCGCGCCAGCCGTCCCGAGGTTCTCGGTGGTCTCGGTGGATTCGCGGGACTGTTCTCGCTCAAGGGTGACTACAAGGAGCCGCTCCTCGCGGCCTCCACCGACGGGGTGGGCACCAAGCTGGCCGTCGCTCAGGCACTCGACAAGCACGACACCGTCGGCCTCGACCTGGTCGCGATGGTCGTCGACGACCTCGTCGTCTGCGGCGCCGAGCCGCTGTTCCTGCAGGATTACATCGCCGTCGGGCGCGTCGTGCCGGAACGGGTCGCCGAACTCGTCAGCGGCATCGCGGAGGGCTGCATCCAGGCCGGTTGCGCGCTGCTCGGTGGCGAGACCGCGGAGCACCCCGGTGTGATGGCGGACGGCGACTACGATCTGTCCGCGACCGGTGTCGGTGTGGTCGAGGCCGATCAGGTGCTCGGACCCGACCGTGTCCGGCCCGGCGACGTCGTGATCGCCATGGGTTCGTCCGGACTGCACTCCAACGGTTACTCGCTGGCCCGCAAGGTCCTGCTCGAGATCGACCACATGAGCCTGACGGCGCACGTCGACGAGTTCGGCCGGACGCTGGGTGAGGAGATGCTCGAGCCCACCAAGATCTACGCCAAGGACTGCCTGGCGCTCGCCGCCGAGACCGACGTGCGCACGTTCTGCCACGTCACCGGTGGTGGACTCGCCAACAACCTCGCGCGGGTCATGCCGAAGGGCCTGGTCGCCGAACTCGACCGTGGCACGTGGAGCCCGGCTCCGATCTTCGCGATGATCGCGCAGCGCGGACGCGTGGAGCGCGCCGAGATGGAACAGACCTTCAACATGGGCGTCGGCATGGTCGCGATCGTGGCGCCCGAGGACGTCGATCGCGCGCTGGCCGTCCTGACGGCACGGCACATCGACTGCTGGACACTCGGCAGCATCAAGAAGTCGCACGACGTGTCGGCGGATCGCGCGGTTCTCGCCGGCGATCATCCGAGGTTCTAG
- the cydD gene encoding thiol reductant ABC exporter subunit CydD, translating into MSTAVGDAPRPARDGASRRPVDPRLWRYSAAARGYLVLTVGLSMVDVAMVVVSALMIGRVLGGVIVDDATDLGRWSTELVVLAVTVGVRFLGAWLQSRFAHRSATRVVAELKGEVLGVATRMRPRELDPRRDEIATVLTRGIDGLVPYLTGYLPALVLAVTLTPATLAVIAFQDLTSAAIIFVTLPLIPVFMILIGLLTKGKAAETLTAMTTLSSQLLDLLAGLPTLRALGREQGPATRVRELGDAHRRTTMSALRVAFLSSMVLELLATLCVALVAVSIGLRLVYGGMGLEAGIVALILAPEVYLPLRRVGTQFHAAEDGMAAASRAFAVIDTDRPDDVDGAVVVDADGARLEFDGLDVRSRRGLAPHGLTGVVEPGTVTVLTGPNGSGKTTAVHALLGLVEPARGDVRVAGAPVGTLDRSAWWAQVAWLPQHPVLVPGTLDENLRLTGDVVDLEHACADTGFDEVLAELRDGWNTRVGSGGTGLSLGQRQRLALTRVLATRRPVLVLDEPTAHLDDASERTVLESLRRLAATGRTVVVVGHRPAVLAAADRVIEVSADVA; encoded by the coding sequence ATGAGCACAGCGGTAGGCGACGCACCCCGCCCGGCACGGGACGGTGCGTCCCGGCGACCCGTCGATCCCCGGCTGTGGCGGTACTCGGCGGCGGCCCGCGGATATCTCGTCCTCACGGTCGGGCTGTCGATGGTCGACGTCGCGATGGTCGTCGTGTCGGCGCTCATGATCGGCCGCGTGCTCGGTGGGGTGATCGTCGACGACGCCACCGACCTCGGCCGGTGGTCCACCGAACTGGTGGTGCTCGCGGTCACGGTGGGTGTCCGGTTTCTCGGCGCCTGGCTGCAGTCCCGCTTCGCGCACCGTTCCGCGACACGTGTCGTGGCGGAACTGAAGGGGGAGGTGCTCGGTGTCGCCACGCGGATGCGGCCACGCGAACTCGATCCGCGCCGCGACGAGATCGCGACCGTGCTCACCCGCGGCATCGACGGACTCGTGCCGTATCTCACCGGGTACCTTCCGGCCCTGGTTCTCGCGGTGACGCTCACTCCGGCGACGTTGGCGGTCATCGCATTCCAGGATCTGACGTCCGCGGCCATCATCTTCGTCACGCTGCCGCTGATCCCGGTCTTCATGATCCTCATCGGACTGCTCACCAAGGGCAAGGCGGCCGAGACCCTCACCGCGATGACCACCTTGTCCTCGCAACTGCTCGACCTTCTGGCCGGACTGCCCACACTGCGCGCGCTCGGCCGCGAGCAGGGCCCGGCAACACGGGTGCGTGAACTCGGCGACGCCCATCGCCGCACCACTATGTCGGCGCTGCGGGTGGCGTTCCTGTCGTCGATGGTGCTCGAACTGCTGGCCACTTTGTGCGTCGCGCTCGTCGCCGTGAGCATCGGACTACGGCTGGTGTACGGGGGGATGGGACTCGAAGCCGGAATCGTGGCACTGATCCTCGCGCCCGAGGTGTACCTCCCACTGCGGAGGGTCGGAACCCAGTTCCACGCCGCCGAGGACGGAATGGCCGCCGCGAGCCGGGCGTTCGCCGTCATCGATACCGATCGCCCGGACGACGTCGACGGCGCGGTCGTGGTGGACGCGGACGGGGCGCGTCTGGAATTCGACGGCCTGGACGTCCGGTCCCGGCGGGGACTGGCGCCGCACGGACTGACGGGGGTCGTCGAACCCGGCACCGTGACGGTGCTGACCGGACCGAACGGGTCCGGGAAAACGACTGCGGTGCACGCACTTCTCGGTCTCGTCGAACCGGCGCGCGGCGACGTGCGCGTGGCCGGCGCCCCCGTCGGCACGCTCGACCGGTCCGCGTGGTGGGCGCAGGTGGCATGGCTGCCCCAGCATCCCGTTCTCGTGCCCGGCACGCTGGACGAGAACCTCCGGCTGACCGGGGACGTCGTCGACCTCGAACATGCTTGCGCCGACACGGGTTTCGACGAGGTGCTCGCCGAACTCCGCGACGGCTGGAACACGCGGGTCGGGTCCGGTGGAACGGGACTGTCGCTCGGACAGCGGCAGCGGCTCGCCCTGACCCGTGTGCTCGCCACCCGGCGTCCCGTGCTGGTGCTCGACGAACCGACCGCGCACCTCGACGACGCGTCGGAGCGCACCGTGCTGGAATCCCTGCGACGCCTCGCCGCCACCGGCCGGACGGTCGTGGTCGTCGGGCACCGTCCGGCCGTGCTCGCGGCCGCCGACCGGGTGATCGAGGTGAGCGCCGATGTCGCGTGA
- a CDS encoding aminodeoxychorismate lyase produces MSDRVLVTLDHEVRDADAPLLHADDLAVVRGDGVFETLLVRGGRALKVEPHLTRLVASARALGLPTQDLDDWRLALELAVEEWGSDREGAMRLVLSRGRESGGDATAFVTVGPVSDRIRDARRDGVSVLTLARGYSVDLSASAPWQLLGAKTLSYATNMAALRYAATFGADDVIFVSSEGNVLEGPRSTVVIAREKTLLTPPPEHGILPGTTQQALYEVASGKGFRCEYAALRPADLITAEGVWLISSITMAARVRKIDGLVLPDAPLAAEIMELVELAVETTGAESAEA; encoded by the coding sequence ATGTCTGATCGAGTGCTGGTGACACTGGACCACGAGGTGCGCGACGCGGATGCTCCGCTGCTGCACGCGGACGATCTGGCGGTGGTCCGCGGCGACGGTGTCTTCGAGACGCTGTTGGTGCGCGGCGGTCGCGCACTCAAGGTGGAGCCGCACCTCACTCGTCTGGTCGCGTCGGCCCGCGCCCTGGGTCTGCCCACTCAGGATCTCGACGACTGGCGGCTGGCGCTCGAGCTGGCCGTCGAGGAGTGGGGGTCCGACCGTGAGGGCGCGATGCGCCTCGTGCTCAGCCGCGGCCGGGAGTCCGGTGGGGACGCGACTGCCTTCGTCACGGTCGGGCCGGTGTCCGACCGGATCCGCGACGCGCGACGCGACGGCGTGTCGGTTCTCACACTGGCCCGCGGCTATTCGGTGGATCTGTCGGCGAGCGCGCCGTGGCAGCTGCTCGGGGCGAAGACCTTGTCGTATGCGACGAACATGGCGGCACTGCGGTACGCGGCGACGTTCGGGGCCGACGATGTGATCTTCGTCAGCAGCGAGGGCAATGTGTTGGAAGGGCCACGTTCCACGGTGGTCATCGCCCGGGAGAAGACGCTCCTCACGCCGCCGCCGGAACACGGAATTCTGCCCGGGACCACTCAGCAGGCGCTCTACGAGGTGGCGTCCGGGAAGGGGTTCCGCTGCGAGTACGCGGCCCTGCGTCCGGCGGATCTCATTACGGCGGAAGGTGTTTGGCTCATCTCGAGCATCACCATGGCCGCGCGCGTGCGCAAGATCGACGGTCTCGTGCTGCCCGATGCGCCGCTCGCCGCCGAGATCATGGAGCTCGTCGAGCTCGCGGTCGAGACGACGGGCGCCGAGTCCGCGGAGGCTTGA
- the purF gene encoding amidophosphoribosyltransferase, with translation MTRADLSVHSPNLLSSNPSDEDENEPREECGVFGVWAPGEDVAKLTYYGLYALQHRGQEAAGIAVADGSQVLVFKDLGLVSQVFDEQTLAAMPGHVAVGHCRYSTTGSTTWENAQPIFRTTAAGSGIALGHNGNLVNTAELAQRAREAGLVNDKRPGGATSDSDVVGALLAHAAADSTIEQAAMTLLPTLRGAFCLTFMDEHTLYAARDPHGIRPLCLGRLDRGWVVASETAALDIVGASFVRDIEPGELLAIDADGVRSSRFANPEPKGCVFEYVYLARPDSVIAGRSVHSTRVEIGRRLAAEHPAEGDLVIPVPESGTPAAVGYAQGSGIPYGQGLMKNAYVGRTFIQPSQTIRQLGIRLKLNPLKEVIRGKRLVVVDDSIVRGNTQRALIRMLREAGALEIHVRIASPPVKWPCFYGIDFASPAELIANGAGGSGEPGSFDEMLEGVRRSIGADTLGYISTDGMIAATEQPASRLCAACFDGTYPIALPTETSIGKNVLEGMLESAAGGPATRENDNANALSRP, from the coding sequence GTGACCAGAGCCGATCTGTCGGTCCACAGTCCTAATCTCCTCTCCTCGAACCCGTCCGACGAGGACGAGAACGAGCCCCGCGAAGAATGCGGAGTCTTCGGCGTCTGGGCGCCGGGAGAGGATGTGGCGAAACTCACCTACTACGGACTGTATGCACTGCAGCACCGCGGACAGGAAGCGGCAGGCATCGCCGTCGCAGACGGTTCGCAGGTGCTGGTCTTCAAGGACCTCGGGCTGGTCAGCCAGGTGTTCGACGAGCAGACCCTGGCCGCAATGCCGGGCCACGTCGCCGTCGGGCACTGTCGCTACTCCACGACGGGCTCGACCACGTGGGAGAACGCGCAGCCGATCTTCCGCACCACCGCCGCGGGCAGCGGCATCGCTCTCGGCCACAACGGCAACCTCGTCAACACCGCGGAGCTGGCGCAGCGCGCCCGTGAGGCCGGACTGGTCAACGACAAGCGTCCCGGCGGCGCCACGTCCGACTCCGACGTCGTCGGCGCCCTCCTGGCGCACGCCGCCGCCGACAGCACCATCGAGCAGGCGGCCATGACGCTGCTGCCCACGCTGCGCGGCGCGTTCTGCCTCACCTTCATGGACGAGCACACGCTCTATGCGGCGCGGGACCCGCACGGCATCCGCCCGCTGTGCCTCGGGCGCCTGGACCGCGGCTGGGTAGTAGCCAGCGAGACGGCCGCACTCGACATCGTCGGCGCGTCCTTCGTCCGCGACATCGAGCCCGGCGAGCTGCTCGCCATCGACGCCGACGGCGTCCGCTCCTCCCGCTTCGCGAACCCCGAGCCCAAGGGCTGCGTGTTCGAGTACGTGTACCTCGCTCGCCCGGACAGCGTCATCGCCGGACGTTCGGTGCACTCCACCCGCGTCGAGATCGGCCGTCGCCTCGCCGCCGAGCATCCCGCCGAGGGCGACCTCGTCATCCCGGTGCCCGAATCGGGAACCCCGGCCGCGGTGGGCTACGCGCAGGGGTCGGGCATTCCGTACGGCCAGGGTCTGATGAAGAACGCCTACGTGGGCCGCACGTTCATCCAGCCGTCGCAGACCATCCGCCAACTCGGTATCCGCCTCAAGCTCAACCCGCTCAAGGAAGTCATCCGCGGCAAGCGCCTCGTGGTGGTGGACGATTCGATCGTCCGCGGCAACACGCAGCGCGCGCTGATCCGGATGCTCCGGGAGGCCGGCGCACTGGAGATCCACGTCCGGATCGCGTCGCCGCCGGTCAAGTGGCCCTGCTTCTACGGCATCGACTTCGCCTCCCCGGCCGAGCTGATCGCCAACGGTGCGGGCGGCAGCGGTGAGCCCGGCAGCTTCGACGAGATGCTCGAGGGAGTGCGCCGCTCGATCGGCGCCGACACGCTCGGCTACATCTCCACCGACGGCATGATCGCCGCCACCGAGCAGCCGGCATCGCGGTTGTGCGCGGCCTGCTTCGACGGCACGTACCCCATCGCGCTCCCCACGGAGACGTCGATCGGCAAGAACGTTCTCGAGGGAATGCTCGAGAGCGCGGCAGGCGGTCCCGCGACGCGGGAGAACGACAACGCGAACGCCCTCAGTCGGCCGTAG
- a CDS encoding cytochrome ubiquinol oxidase subunit I: protein MDALDVSRWQFGITTVYHFILVPLTIGLAPLIAVMQTMWVVTGKDHWYRLTKFFGKLFLINFALGVATGIVQEFQFGMNWSEYSRFVGDVFGAPLALEGLVAFFLESTFLGLWIFGWGRLPKLVHLATIWLVAIGVNASAYFIITANSFMQHPVGAVYNPETGRAELTSIWTLLTNNTALAAFPHVVAGAFLTAGTFVAGVGGWWMVRSMRKAKEATEPDVAKKHEDTARTMFRPVTILALWVMVAAGVGLAITGDIQGKLMFEQQPMKMASAESLCHTETGADFSILTVGTQNNCESITQLIKIPGLTSFLADGNFDSTVEGVTEIQARYEQMYGPGNYKPNLFVTYWTFRAMIGWAAGSALLAVVGLWMTRGGRVPDKKWFGWLSILVIPTPFLGNSAGWVFTEMGRQPWVVAPNPTGVDMIRLTVDQGVSHHSPWTVWVSLVTFTVVYGALAGVWFTLIRRYTVEGPLEHDAHPPGDDHDEPEEPGKPEQLSFAY from the coding sequence ATGGATGCCTTGGACGTCTCCCGGTGGCAGTTCGGCATAACCACCGTCTATCACTTCATCCTCGTTCCGCTGACGATCGGGCTCGCCCCGCTGATCGCCGTCATGCAGACGATGTGGGTGGTCACCGGAAAGGATCACTGGTATCGGCTCACCAAGTTCTTCGGGAAGCTCTTCCTGATCAACTTCGCACTCGGCGTGGCCACCGGCATCGTGCAGGAATTCCAGTTCGGGATGAACTGGAGCGAGTACTCGCGATTCGTCGGCGACGTGTTCGGCGCACCCCTCGCGCTCGAGGGACTGGTCGCGTTCTTCCTCGAGTCGACGTTCCTCGGGCTCTGGATCTTCGGCTGGGGACGACTGCCCAAGCTCGTCCACCTCGCCACCATCTGGCTGGTGGCGATCGGCGTGAACGCGTCCGCGTACTTCATCATCACCGCCAACTCGTTCATGCAGCACCCGGTCGGGGCCGTGTACAACCCCGAGACCGGGCGCGCGGAACTCACCAGCATCTGGACGCTGCTCACCAACAACACCGCCCTCGCGGCATTCCCCCACGTCGTCGCCGGCGCGTTCCTCACCGCTGGAACGTTCGTGGCCGGTGTCGGTGGCTGGTGGATGGTGCGCAGCATGCGCAAGGCGAAGGAAGCCACCGAACCGGACGTGGCGAAGAAGCACGAGGACACCGCCCGGACGATGTTCCGGCCGGTCACGATCCTCGCGCTGTGGGTCATGGTCGCAGCAGGTGTCGGACTCGCGATCACCGGCGACATCCAGGGCAAGCTGATGTTCGAACAGCAGCCCATGAAGATGGCGTCCGCCGAATCGTTGTGCCACACCGAAACCGGTGCCGACTTCTCCATCCTGACCGTCGGCACCCAGAACAACTGCGAGAGCATCACCCAGCTCATCAAGATCCCCGGCCTCACCTCTTTCCTGGCGGACGGCAACTTCGACTCCACCGTCGAGGGCGTCACCGAGATCCAGGCCCGCTACGAGCAGATGTACGGGCCCGGCAACTACAAGCCCAACCTGTTCGTCACCTACTGGACGTTCCGCGCGATGATCGGCTGGGCTGCCGGTTCGGCGCTGCTCGCCGTGGTCGGCCTGTGGATGACCCGCGGCGGACGCGTCCCGGACAAGAAGTGGTTCGGCTGGCTGTCCATCCTCGTCATCCCGACGCCGTTCCTCGGGAACAGCGCGGGCTGGGTGTTCACCGAGATGGGCCGCCAGCCGTGGGTCGTGGCACCCAACCCGACCGGTGTCGACATGATCAGACTGACCGTCGACCAAGGCGTCTCGCATCACTCCCCGTGGACCGTCTGGGTCTCGCTCGTCACGTTCACCGTCGTCTACGGGGCGCTGGCCGGCGTGTGGTTCACGCTGATCCGGCGCTACACGGTCGAGGGGCCACTCGAACACGACGCGCATCCACCGGGTGACGACCACGACGAGCCCGAAGAACCGGGCAAGCCCGAACAACTCTCGTTCGCGTACTAG